In the Choloepus didactylus isolate mChoDid1 chromosome 3, mChoDid1.pri, whole genome shotgun sequence genome, GCCAAACCTTCATGTTGGAGTTCTAGCAtcaaaaaccatgagacaatacggtacaagccaacccattttgtggtagtTGTAATAGCAGTCCTGTCAGACTAATGCAGCCCATCTTCGTCTGAGGAGACTTACTCTGTTTTGCCCGATGAACCAAATCTGTAGTTATTTTCCCAGTTTGAGAACACATAATTGGAATATACATAATCAGCAGCTTGAAGAatcccacattggttccctgacctGTGTGATGAGggttattatggtaggaaagaccAAGTGGAAATGTCTAGAACTGCTATTACTGAGCAAAATAATAACCCAAAAGCAATATCATATTCCTTCAGGAACAGCAGAGATTAATGCCATCACCAAGGACATGAAGAATGTAGGAGtgatgattcccaccacattcccattTAACTCTTCTATTTGGCCTCTTCAGAGAGCAAATCAGTCATGGAGAATGACAGTGGGTTATTGCAAACTTAACCAGGTAGTGACTCCAGTTGCTGCTGTTCCACATGTGGTATCATtgtttgaatgaattaatacatcTCCTGCTGTTGATCTGCCAAATGCTTTTCCTCAATACCTTTTAATACAgatcaccagaaacagtttgctttcagctgacaAGGGCAGAAATATGCCTTCACTGTCCTACTTCAAGGCTATATCAACTCTCCAGGCCCATATCATAATTTAGTCAATAGGGATCTTGATCACCTTTTCCTCCCACAacacatcacactggtccattacatCAATGACATTAGGCGAAttagacctagtgagcaagatGTAGCAACCACTCTAAACTCGTTGGTGGGAAATAACCAACAAAAATTTAGGGGCTGTCCACATCAGGGAAACCTCTAGGTGTTGAATGGTGTGGAGGTATGTTGAGATATCCCCACTAAGGTGAAAGATAAGCTGTTTCATCTTGCCCCtcttacaaccaaaaaagagccaTGACATCTAGTTAACCACTTTAGATTTTAAGGTAACATATTCTTCCTTTGAGTGTGCTACACTGGCCTATTTTTGAAAAgatgctagttttgagtggggactggagcaagAGGAGGCTCTGTAATAAGTCCAGGCTACCTTTCAAGTTGCTCTGCAAGTTGGGCCATATGATGTTGCAGATCCAATGGTCCTTGAAATGTCAGTGGCCAATAGAATCTTCAGCAGGAGAATCACAGCACAGATCCTTATGATTTTGGAGCAAAGGCCCATCATCCTCTGCAAATAGCTaatctccttttgagaaacagcttttggcttgCTACTGAGCTTCAGAAGAGACCAAACTTTTAACCAGGGGTCAGCAAGTTACCATGTGAAGTCAGCTTCCCACCAAGCCATGAGTTTGGATGTGCACAGCAGAACTCCATCATCAAAAGGAAGTGGGTTATACAGGATCAGGCTTGAGTAGGCCCTGAAAGCACAAGTCATTTACACAAGGAAGTGGCCCAAAGACCAAGGCCGCCACTCCTGCCAAATTATTTCTCTCAGCACACAGCCCCTTAAGAGACTGCCGACAATCAATGGATTGAAGAAGGAAACATGCAGGCCTAGTTTACAGATGTTTCTGCATGATATATAAGTACtgcctgaaagtggacagctacagAACTACAACCCTctctgggacatccctgaaggaaAGTTGTGAATGAAAATCCTCCCAGTAGGCAGgattttgagcagtgcacctggtggtttatttttcttggagGACAAATGCTTAGAGGATATGCATTTATATATCAATTAATGgattggctggatggtcaggaactTCGAAGGgaaatgattggaaaattggtgacaaggaggTCTAGTAGAGAGGTATATGGAAAGACATTTATGAATAAGCAAAAAACATGAAGGCATTTGTATCCCAAACACAACAATGATTTCGTTGAACTGGAAGCTTACACTGCCACCCACCACTTTGGGCTCTTCATGCCTCTGAATTAAAGTCAAAGAAGGTGTTCCTCTACTGGCttggggattttttttgtttgttttttcacttttacaacccaataatttattgatttttagaaattgttggtgtgaacatttttatttcttcatgcatgtctttattttattacttttgtacctatacactggataaagggaatgtcagtcacaaggatttacagtcacacagtcacacaatagaAGCTATTTAGttctacaatcattatcaaagtgAAGGCTACTAgattacatttccacaatttcaggtgtttccttctggctattctaatacactagaagctaAAGAGAAGTAGCTGTATAATGAGACTctagtcataatcatttgctaaatcctaatttcttggttacacctcctccctctcttttgaTCATTGTGTCAAACTTCAGGGATCTGGGCAATGGAcgttttaacttcttcatgctagAAAGGGGTGTAGACCTTATAGGGTGATGGAATGacactggttgatgttcttggaatgACTGATGCCTCCGGGATTCAGGGCTTACCTGGTctgggatcaatctggaggctttTAGTTTCTGAAGAAATAACTTaccaagaaaaacttttatagaggcttatattagggttttcaggaatactgttgattgggagtggcatactgtggccatttgcaatatctggctgaagtttGCCTATGAGtgacctccagaatgtcctctcaactctatttgaaatccttagccactgaaactttatttcatcatttcctattgcacttttggtcaagaagacattctcaatcccatgatgacagggccatattcatccccaggaatcatatccctTGTTGCCAGGAAAACTTATGTCCAACAGAGGGGAGAGGGTGgagagtttatctgcagagttagcttagagagaaaggccacatctgagcagtaagagaggttctctgagggtgaatcttagggacaattataggtaggcttagttTCCTGGCTGGAGTGATTTACCTTGATTTCCAAGAGGAAACAAGACTGctgctacacaatggaggtaagaaAGAGTATACTTGGAATATAGGATATCTTAGTACTGCCATTCTCTGTGATTAACATCAGTGAGAAAgtacaacaacccaatccagacagAATTATTAATGTCCCAGACCCTTCAGGAACAAAGTTTGTGTCAGTCCACCAGGCAAATAACCAAGACCAGcagaggtgcttgctgagggtaaagagaatGTGTAATGGGAAGCAGAAGAAAGTAGTTACAAATACCAGCTATGGCCACATGAACAGTTGCAGAAATGAGGGCTGTAattgttatgaatatttcttccttaatttgttatgaatatgtttgtttgtgtgtgttcatatttggaaaatgtccaaatcaaggcatcattgaggCAATGGTCTCTTCTTGTTGACTGGCTGCCAGTTATCCTTGGCTCTCCTGTCACATGCAAGGCACAAAGGGGGCATTTGatgctctctcccttcccttcaaggtttcattgattttagcttcttgcttctatggctttctctctctctctctgtctgaatttcattctcttttaaaggactccatgtataggattaaggcccatccagATTGAAGTGGGTCAcgtcttaactgaagtagcctcatgaaaaagtcctatttataatgggtttgCATCCATAAGAATGGACTAAATTTCAGAACATGGttctctggggtacatgcagctacAAATTACCACATTGTCTTGTTCCCTTATCACATAAGTTGCTTTAACTTCTTGTCCTAGTACTTACACTAAAAGATACCAAAgataagagtgaatattacccaaggacttgcattcTATTCTGGGAAAAGTGttattgcattttcatttgtatGCAGGACTTTTTGTAGGCAAAAATATGTCAATGTTATTGTATTTATTTGGAGATTAGGTATTTTTTAAAGAGATGTGTATGGTTGCCAAGTTGACAAGTGGACTGTGATGATGAAGTTCATGAGttaatttggctaggttatggtgtctagttgtttggtcaagcaagcactgacctgattttTATTGTGAGATATTTCTTACATATATTCAAATCTAtaatcagttttgtttttgttttttgtttttttttttgcatttacaatcaacaaaggtGATAGTCCTCAGTAATGTGAGAattctcctcatccaatcagttggacaTCTGAAAAGccagaagtgatgacttcagccagccaacatcTTCTGGGAAATTCAACATTAATTTCATCAGAGTTTCTAGATTGTGgcatgccctatggaatttggacttttggacttgccaatccccatggttgctTAAGCTGTATCTTATCATCAATCCATCCATCTTTTTATACTCTGTTGTGTTTATCTgaagaacactgactaatacagttGTTGATTATTAACTGGGTGATAGTACTTATGATGACAAATGAGACCTTACATGCACTCATTTAAACCCAAAGTTATCTGCCTATTGCTTCTTCCACTTGCAATCTTCATGCTCTGACTAGTCATATAATCTGTTTACTTTGACATGTAAGAGTTATATTTTCACTTCTTGATTGATTTTTACATCAATATAAGCATGAGCAATTACAAACGGAAGAGCAATTTGAAAGGAAGCAGCACATTTAACCAGGATGCCAATGAAATGGGCTTCAGTTCTTGTGCTGATACTTCTGAGTTGTTCCTTTACCTCTGGGAGTTGTGGAAAGGTGCTGGTGTGGCCAACAGAATTCAGCCATTGGATCAATATGAAGACAATACTGGATGAACTTGTTCAGAGGGGACATGAGGTCACTGTTCTGGCATCTTCAGCTTCCATTCTTGTTGATCCCAATGAATCTTCTGCTATTAAATTTGAGGTTTATCCTACGCGTCTTATTAAAGATGCTTTTGAAAGGCTTTTCATGCAATCGGTGAAGAAATTGACATATTATCCAAGAGATACATTTTGGACATATTATTCACTAATGCAAGAAACTGCTTGGGAATATTCTGCTAGTATTAAAAAGTTGTGTGAAGATGTAGTTTCAAATAAGCAACTTATGAGAAAACTACAAGAATCAAAGTTTGATATTGTTCTTGCAGATGCCATTGGTCCCTGTGGTGAGCTGCTGGCTGAGCTTCTTAAAATACCATTTGTGTATAGTATCCGGAACACTGCTGGCTATAACTTTGAAAGATATAGTGGAGGACTTCTATGCCCTCCTTCCTATGTTCCTGTTATTTTTTCAGAATTAAGTGATAAAATGACATTTATGGAGAGGGtaaaaaatatgttatatatgcTTTATTTTGACTTTTGGTTCCAAACATTTAATGTGAAGACTTGGAATCAGTTTTACAGTGAAGTACTAGGTGAGTCATATTTTTGATTGGTAGCATGAAGTACTAACTTTCCTTGTGCCTTTGAAGAGGAGCTTGTAAAGATATAAAATCAGATTAACTGATTTTTTGTTAAGTACaatgatgaaattaaaatataaattgatcTATCAAACTGATATTATGGAAAGGCTTATACTGT is a window encoding:
- the LOC119529465 gene encoding UDP-glucuronosyltransferase 2B31-like isoform X3; translated protein: MPMKWASVLVLILLSCSFTSGSCGKVLVWPTEFSHWINMKTILDELVQRGHEVTVLASSASILVDPNESSAIKFEVYPTRLIKDAFERLFMQSVKKLTYYPRDTFWTYYSLMQETAWEYSASIKKLCEDVVSNKQLMRKLQESKFDIVLADAIGPCGELLAELLKIPFVYSIRNTAGYNFERYSGGLLCPPSYVPVIFSELSDKMTFMERVKNMLYMLYFDFWFQTFNVKTWNQFYSEVLGRPTTLYEMMGKAEMWFIRTYWDVEFPRPLLPHFEFVGGLHCKPAKPLPKEMEEFVQSSGENGIVVFTLGSMISNMTEEAANVIASALAQIPQKVLWRFNGKKPDTLGPNTRLFKWIPQNDLLAIRRMP